A region of Catenibacterium mitsuokai DNA encodes the following proteins:
- a CDS encoding MBL fold metallo-hydrolase, producing MLKITYIAHSSFFIETDRTCLLFDYYTGTIPKVPVGKKLYVFASHRHGDHYSKKIFDLKNEYKDVHYLLSSDIEKIEDDSISYLKDNIVYFDSNIEVSTYLSNDEGIAFMVQVDGYTLYHAGDLNNWDWVGEDKEWLDWQKNLYHTELEKMEDFDIDVAFIPLDPRLEDNYHEGITDFLKVCHTRYIVPMHCWNKYDVIERFIEEQGHKDQVLSFTQEGEVMDVKI from the coding sequence ATGTTGAAAATTACTTATATAGCGCATAGCAGTTTCTTTATAGAAACAGATCGTACATGCTTGTTATTTGATTATTATACAGGAACTATTCCAAAAGTGCCTGTTGGTAAGAAACTTTATGTTTTTGCAAGTCATAGACATGGTGATCATTATTCTAAGAAGATTTTTGATTTAAAGAATGAATACAAAGATGTTCATTATTTACTATCAAGTGATATAGAGAAAATAGAAGATGATTCTATCTCTTATTTAAAGGATAATATTGTTTATTTTGATTCTAATATAGAAGTGAGTACTTATTTATCAAATGATGAAGGTATTGCGTTTATGGTACAAGTAGATGGTTATACTCTTTATCATGCTGGAGATCTCAATAACTGGGATTGGGTTGGGGAAGATAAAGAATGGCTTGATTGGCAGAAGAACCTTTATCATACAGAATTAGAAAAGATGGAGGACTTTGATATAGATGTAGCCTTTATTCCTTTAGATCCTCGTCTAGAAGATAATTATCATGAAGGTATTACAGACTTCTTAAAAGTATGTCATACGCGTTACATTGTCCCAATGCATTGCTGGAATAAATATGATGTCATTGAAAGATTTATAGAAGAACAGGGTCATAAAGATCAGGTTCTCTCATTTACACAAGAAGGAGAAGTTATGGATGTCAAAATATAA
- the crcB gene encoding fluoride efflux transporter CrcB has translation MTACLYVGMGGFIGSVLRYLVGLIPLKTTHGFPLLTLFINILGAFLIGFISTIALKKSMNPHLVLLLKTGLCGGFTTFSTFALESITLHKNGNTTLAMIYIVLSIVLGLSAVILGDYCAH, from the coding sequence ATGACAGCATGTTTATATGTCGGTATGGGTGGTTTTATTGGTTCAGTACTTCGTTATTTAGTCGGTTTGATTCCTTTAAAGACTACACATGGATTCCCATTACTGACTCTATTTATTAATATTCTTGGTGCATTTTTAATAGGTTTTATTAGCACTATAGCTTTAAAGAAGTCTATGAATCCTCACTTAGTTCTATTACTTAAAACAGGATTATGTGGGGGTTTTACTACCTTCTCTACATTTGCGTTAGAATCTATTACTTTACATAAGAATGGCAATACAACTCTTGCAATGATTTATATAGTCTTAAGTATAGTACTTGGACTAAGTGCAGTCATTCTAGGTGATTATTGTGCACACTAA
- a CDS encoding TIGR03905 family TSCPD domain-containing protein, translating to MEHFTYKTKGTCATAIDFDLEGHTIHNVVFTRGCNGNLKAIGKLVEGKEAEEIVAILEGNTCGMKNTSCADQFAHALKEAIK from the coding sequence ATGGAACATTTTACTTATAAAACTAAAGGAACTTGTGCAACTGCTATTGATTTTGACTTAGAAGGTCATACAATTCATAACGTTGTATTTACTAGAGGATGTAATGGAAACTTAAAAGCCATTGGTAAACTTGTAGAAGGTAAAGAAGCAGAAGAAATCGTAGCTATTCTAGAAGGTAATACTTGTGGTATGAAAAATACATCTTGTGCAGATCAGTTTGCACATGCATTAAAAGAAGCAATCAAATAA